Genomic segment of Sodalis-like secondary symbiont of Drepanosiphum platanoidis:
TGAATCTGATAAAGATGGAATGAGAATTGTTATTGATATTAAAAGAGATTCAGTATCATCAATAGTATTGAATAATCTTTATTCTTTAACTCAATTACAAATATCTTTTGGGATTAATATGGTAGCCTTATATCGTGGTCAACCTAAAATTTTATCTTTAAAAGATATTATATCCTCTTTTATTAATCATAGACAAGAAATAATTACTAAAAGAACTATATTTGATCTTAAAAAAACTTGTGAAAGAGTACATATTTTAGAAGCACTAACAATTGCATTATATAATATAGATTATATAATTAATTTAATTAAAAATTCTTCATCAACATTAGAAGCAAAAAATAAATTAAAAAATAAAAAATGGTTAATAAATAATAAATTAAAAATTTTTAATAAAAAAGATAATTTATTTAAAATATTTCCATATTTTAAAAGAAAATTTAATAAAAAAAATAATTTATATTCTTTTACTGAAAATCAAATAAAATCTATTTTAGATTTACGTTTACAAAGATTAACAAATTTAGAAAATAAAAAAATATTAGAAGAATATAATATTCTATTAAATAAAATAAAACAATATAATAAATTGTTAAATAATTCAGATTTATTAATGGAAGTAATTTGTCAAGAATTAAAAATTATAAAAAAAGAATATTATGATTGTCGTCTTACTAAAATAACATCAGATATAAAAGATATAACTTTAAAAGATTTAATTAATAAAGAAGATGTTGTTGTAACATTATCTTATCAAGGATATGTAAAATATCAACCTTTAATTGATTATGAAGCACAAAGAAGAGGGGGAAAAGGTAAATCAGCAGCTCGTATTAAAGAAAAAGATTTTATTTATAGATTATTAGTAGCAAATACTCATGATACAATTTTGTTATTTTCAAGTCGTGGACGTGTTTATTGGATGAAAGTATATCAATTACCAGAAGCTAGTAGAGGATCTAGAGGAAAACCAATTGTTAATTTAATTCCATTAAAAAATAATGAAAGAATTACTGCCATTTTACCTCTTAGAAAATATAAAAAAAACAATATGCATGTATTTATGGCAACATCAAGTGGTATTGTAAAAAAAACATCTTTAACTGAATTTAGTAGACCAAGAAATGCTGGAATTATTGCTATTCATTTAAAAAAAGGTGATGAATTAATAGGAATAGATTTAGTAAATGGAAAAAATGAAGTTATGTTATTTTCATCTTATGGAAAAGTTGTTCTTTTTCCAGAAAATCAAGTAAGAAGTATGGGAAGAGTTGCTACAGGAGTTATAGGAATTAATTTATTAAAAGGAGATAAAGTAATTTCTTTAATAATACCACATAGTGAAGGACCAATACTTACTGTTACACAATATGGATATGGAAAACAAACTATGAAGAAAGAATATCCAATAAAATCTAGAGCAACTCAAGGAGTAATTTCTATTAAAGTTACTAAACGTAATGGTAAAGTTGTTGGAGCAGTACAAGTTAATAAATATGATCAAATTATGATGATTACAGATGCTGGTACTTTAGTAAGAACTAGAGTTTCAGAAGTAAGTATTATAGGAAGAAATACTCATGGAGTAACGTTAATTCGTACATCAGATAATGAAAAAGTAGTTGGATTACAAAGATTAATAGAATCAGTTAAATCTAAAAAATAAAATTATTTATAATTTAAAAATTTTTAATTAAAATATAAATAATAAAAAATATTAAAATATTTTTAATATTTTTTTTTAATTTATATAAATTATGTTATAATTATATTTATAATATATAATATAATTTTAATATATATTTATATTTAAAAAATATATAAAATATTTTAATACAAATATTTATTAAAATTAATAAATGTTTAATAGGCAATACCAGTATTATTAAACAATGATAATTTGTAAATCCGGTCAGGTTCGGAAGAAAGCAGCCGTAG
This window contains:
- the gyrA gene encoding DNA topoisomerase (ATP-hydrolyzing) subunit A, with amino-acid sequence MNDLIKNIVPISIEKELKRSYLDYAMSVIIGRALPDIRDGLKPVHRRILFAMNIMNNFYNKPYKKSARIVGDVIGKYHPHGDNAVYDSIVRMAQSFSLRYPLINGQGNFGSIDGDSAAAMRYTEIRMSKISHELLKDLEKNTVKYSYNYDNTEIIPDVMPTRIPNLLINGSSGIAVGMATNIPPHNLTEIINGCLAYIKNPDISIKELIKYIPGPDFPTAGIINGKQGIEDAYSTGKGKIYIKSKVKIKLDKKSKKETIIIKEIPYQVNKSRLIEKIAELVKERKLEGISALRDESDKDGMRIVIDIKRDSVSSIVLNNLYSLTQLQISFGINMVALYRGQPKILSLKDIISSFINHRQEIITKRTIFDLKKTCERVHILEALTIALYNIDYIINLIKNSSSTLEAKNKLKNKKWLINNKLKIFNKKDNLFKIFPYFKRKFNKKNNLYSFTENQIKSILDLRLQRLTNLENKKILEEYNILLNKIKQYNKLLNNSDLLMEVICQELKIIKKEYYDCRLTKITSDIKDITLKDLINKEDVVVTLSYQGYVKYQPLIDYEAQRRGGKGKSAARIKEKDFIYRLLVANTHDTILLFSSRGRVYWMKVYQLPEASRGSRGKPIVNLIPLKNNERITAILPLRKYKKNNMHVFMATSSGIVKKTSLTEFSRPRNAGIIAIHLKKGDELIGIDLVNGKNEVMLFSSYGKVVLFPENQVRSMGRVATGVIGINLLKGDKVISLIIPHSEGPILTVTQYGYGKQTMKKEYPIKSRATQGVISIKVTKRNGKVVGAVQVNKYDQIMMITDAGTLVRTRVSEVSIIGRNTHGVTLIRTSDNEKVVGLQRLIESVKSKK